The genomic interval CCGTGCTGTCGACAGGCATCGGAACCGACAACATCGACATCGTCGTCAACGAGCTCGACGCGCTCGTGAACATCGACCTGAGGACCCGCACGGAAAAAGAGGAGAAAACCCGGCTCACGCTGGTCCGGCTGGGGACCTGCGGCGCGATCCGGCCCGAGCTGCAGCTGGGCGACCGGATTCTCTCGCGCATATCGGTCGGGCTGGACGGCCTGCTGAACTTCTACGAGGGAAGCGAAGCGGTCTGCGACCGGGAAATGGAACGGGCGTTCGTCGAACATACCGGTTGGAACTCGCGGCTCGCCACCCCCTATTTCGTCCGTTGCTCGGACTATCTCGCCGAGCTGTTCGCGCCGGATACCGTCGAGGGCATGACCGCCTCGGCGCCGGGATTCTATGCCCCGCAAGGACGCTACCTGAGGCTGGCGCCGGCCGACAGGCGCCTGAACGAGAAAATCGAGTCGTTCGAGTACGGCGGCCACCGCTTCACGAATTTCGAGATGGAAGGCTCCGCGCTGGCCGGACTCTCTCGTCTGATGGGGCACGATGCCGTCACGATCTGCACGGTGATCGCCCAACGGGTCGCGCTCGAATCCGACACCGACTATCGGCCGTTTGTTGATAAGATGATAGCAACGTGCTTGGAAAAGTTGGCCGGAATCTGAAAATTTGGACTATCTTTGAAGTTGGATTTCCGTTCGGCGACTCTCCGTTCGCCGGAGGAAAGCGCGGTTTCGCGCGACCGGCCGGAACCGCGTTCCCGACACATTCATTGTCAAACCATTAAAGCGCATAACATATGAAATTCGTCGTATCCTCCACCGCACTGCTGAACGTGCTGCAGACCTCCAACAAGGTGGTCAGCAACAAGAACACGCTGCCCATTCTCGACAACTTCCTGTTCGAGCTCAAGGACGGCGTGCTGAAGATCACCGCTTCGGACCTCGAGACCACGATGATCGGCACGCTGAAAGTCGACAGCATGGAGCAGGAAGGCGTGATCGCCGCTCCGGTCAAACTGATGATCGATTCGCTGAAAGAGTTCTCGGAGCAACCGCTGACGATCGAGGCCAACGAGTCGACGTGGGAAATCCAGATCAGCTGGAAAACGGGCAAGCTGGCCATTCCCGGCACTTCCGGACTGAGCTACCCGACGCAGCCCGCGCTCGACGAAGAGACGAAACAGGAAATCTCCGTCGACACGAACCTGCTGCTTACGGGCATCAACAAAACGATTTTCGCGACGGCCGACGACGAGCTCCGCCCGGTGATGAACGGCGTGTACGTCAACATCGAACCGCAGGCGATCACCTTCGTGGCGACCGACGCCCACAAGCTGGTCAAGTACGCCGCCTCGGTCGAAACCGGTACGACCGCCTCTTTCATCCTGCCCAAAAAGCCGGCTAACCTGCTCCGGGGCGTACTGGGGAAGGAAGACGCCGACATCCGGATGGAATTCGACGACAAAAACGTCGTCTTCCACCTGAAAAACCATACGCTCGTCTGCCGGCTGATCGAGGGCAACTATCCCAATTACAACGCCGTGATTCCGGCCAACAACCCGAACAAGGTGCTCGTGGACCGCACGGAGCTCCTGAACGGTATCCGCCGCGTGGCCGTCTGCTCGAATCAGGCCACGAACCTGATCAAGTTCGAGATCGAGCCCAATACGATCAACCTGACCGCTCAGGACCTCGATTTCTCGGTGTCGGCTCAGGAGTCGCTCACGTGCGACTACGAGGGCGAGGCGATCGAGATCGGCTTCCGGTCGACCTTCCTTGTCGAGATACTCTCGAACATCGAGACGCAGAACGTATCGGTCGAGCTGGCCGACTCGACGCGCGCCGGCGTGTTCAAGCCCGTCTACGACGAGGCTCCGGACACCGAGACGCTGATGCTGCTCATGCCGATGATGATCAACGCATAAAGTCCGTCCAAGACCCGTCGCAGGCAGCGGACCGCAGCGCTTTTGCCGGGACTTCCGCCCGGTAGCCGAGGATTCCCGAAAAGCGCCGGCGCGACTGCACGTCCGACCGTAACCGCCGGACCGGACGAATTCCGGTGCCGGGCCGTCGAACGGAACGAAACAGGAAAGCCGGCAGCAAAAGGCAAAGCTTCGGGCCCAGCCTTTCGGCACCGGGCCGGGTGTCGTCGGTCTCCGGCTTGAATCCAACGGGGCGACCCGCAATAGAAAAACGAATGAAACTGAACCTGAAAAATCCGATCGTCTTTCTCGATCTGGAAACCACCGGCGTCGATCCGTGCAAAGACCGCATCGTCGAAATATCGCTCGTCAAAGTAATGCCCGACGGCAGCAAGGAAGTCAAGACGCGCCGGATCAACCCGCAGATGCACATTCCGGAGGCCGCCTCGGCCGTCCACCACATCTACGACAAGGATGTCGCCGACTGCCCCACTTTCCGCGAGATCGCCAAATCGCTGTGGGCTTACATCGAAGGATGCGACTTCGGAGGCTACAACTCGAACAAATTCGACATTCCGGTACTCGTCGAAGAGTTTCTGCGTGCCGGACTCGACGTAGACCTGCACAAAAGCCGTTTCATCGACGTGCAGAATATCTTCCACAAGATGGAGCAGCGCACGCTCGTGGCCGCTTACAAATTCTATTGCGGGAAAGAGCTCGACGAGGCCCACTCGGCCGAAGCCGACACGCTGGCCACCTACGAAGTGCTGCTCGCGCAGCTGGACCGTTACCCCGAGCTGAAAAACGAGGTGGATTATCTGGCCGAATTCTCGTCGCGCGGCAAGTGCGCCGACTACGCGGGCAGAATCGTCTTCGACGAGAAAGGGGTCGAAGTGTTCAGCTTCGGCAAGCACAAGGGACGCCCGGTAGCCGAGGTATTCCGAACCGAACCGAGTTACTATGCATGGATGATGAACGGCGACTTCCCTCTTTACACGAAAAAAGTCATCACCGCGATTCGCCTGCGCGAACTCAACAACAAAGAGTAAGACCTTCCGCCACCGAAGGCAATCCCATACTTCCATATGCCAACGCGCCCGCAGCCGGAGTTTTTCTATCCGCCGGGCGCGGTCGGTACACAGCCGTACATCCGGTCAGGCCCCTTATTCCAAATTTCCTCCGGCGGAGGGAGTTTCATACCGGGAAACCGGAGACACGGAGAGTTCGATGGCTGGTACAGGAAAGTAGATAACCGGATCACCGATTCGCCTAAGCAGGACATATCCCGCGAGGTAGGAAAGAACGGTCCTTCGAACGACTTAGGGAAAGGTGCGTCATAACTCTGCCGAACAGAGGACAGATATGCCGCCGGGCTCGCTCCGGAAACGGTATTTCTCCCGGACGCACGGCCGCAACGCGGGAAACAGGCCTTTCCGCAAAACAAGCGCCCGCAAAATTCGCATCGGGCATCAGGCGGGCGCAGCCCGATAAGTGCGAAGAAAGGCGCGCACCCGGCAAGACGAACGATCGTGACTTTTTCCTATATTTGCAGAAAATAGAACCGAAAATGAAAAAAACAGCTTGGTTGCTGCTTTGCATTCTATTGGGCTTTTCGTGGGCCCGCGCGCAAACCCGGAAGTCGGAGAGCATGGTCACGATCGCAGGCGAAAGCTACTACGTGCACACGGTCGAGCCCGGGGAAACGCTCTACTCGCTCGGTAAAGCCTACGGCACGGACGAGCAAGCGATCCGCCGCAACAACCCGCACACGGCCGAAGGCCTGAAAACGGGACAGGTACTCAAGATTCCCGTCGTGCGGCAGGAGCCTCAGAAGCCCCTT from Alistipes ihumii AP11 carries:
- a CDS encoding 3'-5' exonuclease, translating into MKLNLKNPIVFLDLETTGVDPCKDRIVEISLVKVMPDGSKEVKTRRINPQMHIPEAASAVHHIYDKDVADCPTFREIAKSLWAYIEGCDFGGYNSNKFDIPVLVEEFLRAGLDVDLHKSRFIDVQNIFHKMEQRTLVAAYKFYCGKELDEAHSAEADTLATYEVLLAQLDRYPELKNEVDYLAEFSSRGKCADYAGRIVFDEKGVEVFSFGKHKGRPVAEVFRTEPSYYAWMMNGDFPLYTKKVITAIRLRELNNKE
- the dnaN gene encoding DNA polymerase III subunit beta; its protein translation is MKFVVSSTALLNVLQTSNKVVSNKNTLPILDNFLFELKDGVLKITASDLETTMIGTLKVDSMEQEGVIAAPVKLMIDSLKEFSEQPLTIEANESTWEIQISWKTGKLAIPGTSGLSYPTQPALDEETKQEISVDTNLLLTGINKTIFATADDELRPVMNGVYVNIEPQAITFVATDAHKLVKYAASVETGTTASFILPKKPANLLRGVLGKEDADIRMEFDDKNVVFHLKNHTLVCRLIEGNYPNYNAVIPANNPNKVLVDRTELLNGIRRVAVCSNQATNLIKFEIEPNTINLTAQDLDFSVSAQESLTCDYEGEAIEIGFRSTFLVEILSNIETQNVSVELADSTRAGVFKPVYDEAPDTETLMLLMPMMINA
- a CDS encoding nucleoside phosphorylase encodes the protein MTRMIAPSELIVNSDGSVFHLHLRPEQLARTVILVGDPGRVEQVASRFDRIEHRAANREFVTATGYYAGKRMTVLSTGIGTDNIDIVVNELDALVNIDLRTRTEKEEKTRLTLVRLGTCGAIRPELQLGDRILSRISVGLDGLLNFYEGSEAVCDREMERAFVEHTGWNSRLATPYFVRCSDYLAELFAPDTVEGMTASAPGFYAPQGRYLRLAPADRRLNEKIESFEYGGHRFTNFEMEGSALAGLSRLMGHDAVTICTVIAQRVALESDTDYRPFVDKMIATCLEKLAGI